In Nothobranchius furzeri strain GRZ-AD chromosome 19, NfurGRZ-RIMD1, whole genome shotgun sequence, the following are encoded in one genomic region:
- the slc39a7 gene encoding zinc transporter Slc39a7 — protein MGFVRLLPLTLATSVLLLLASYSASGHSHSHGDGHGHHHHGHHHHSHSHGEDDHHGHVKMFHGASKWSAEANLPHHEDEQDHGHAHSHNHGHAHDHGHAHSHDHGHAHDHGHAHSHDQGHAHDHGHAHSHDHGHAHDHGHSHGAEKMRRDTNGEKRDTMELWTQAIGATLLISAAPFFILFLIPVQSNSDQHQNLLKVLLSFASGGLLGDAFLHLIPHALEPHSHHGDEGHSHASEQSHGHGHSHGAAHGHMMSVGLWVLGGIIAFLAVEKFVRLLKGGHSHGHSHSQAAPKEKDSDGENEKEKQKKEEKGNKVAKVPKKEEKKSTDIKVSGYLNLAADFTHNFTDGLAIGASFLVGPAVGAVTTLTILLHEVPHEIGDFAILVQSGCTKRKAMCLQLLTALGALAGTACSLLAEGVGAAATAWILPFTAGGFVYIATVTVLPELLAGRSSFGQSLMEILALLFGVGMMVLIAEYE, from the exons ATGGGTTTTGTGCGTCTGCTACCACTGACACTAGCCACATCTGTATTACTGCTGTTAGCTTCTTATTCAGCCTCTGGTCACAGCCATTCCCACGGCGACGGACATGGGCACCATCACCATGGGCACCATCACCACAGTCACTCCCATGGAGAGGACGATCACCACGGACATGTAAAGATGTTCCATGGAGCGAGCAAGTGGAGCGCTGAGGCCAATCTGCCTCACCATGAGGATGAGCAGGATCACGGACACGCACATTCCCACAACCACGGACACGCTCACGACCACGGACACGCACATTCCCACGATCACGGACACGCTCACGACCATGGACACGCACATTCCCACGACCAAGGACACGCTCACGACCACGGACACGCACATTCCCACGACCACGGACACGCTCACGACCACGGACACTCGCACGGAGCCGAGAAAATGAGGAGAGACACAAATGGAGAGAAGAGGGACACGATGGAGCTCTGGACGCAG GCTATCGGAGCCACCCTGCTGATCAGCGCCGCTCCGTTCTTCATCCTGTTTCTGATCCCGGTTCAGTCCAACAGCGACCAgcaccagaacctgctgaaggtgCTGCTGAGTTTCGCCTCTGGCGGACTGCTGGGTGACGCCTTCCTCCACCTCATCCCTCACGCTTTGG AACCCCACTCTCATCATGGAGATGAAGGCCACTCGCACGCTAGCGAGCAATCACACGGCCACGGTCACTCCCACG GAGCCGCCCACGGTCACATGATGTCTGTAGGTCTGTGGGTTCTCGGTGGGATCATCGCCTTCCTGGCGGTTGAGAAGTTTGTCCGTCTGCTGAAGGGAGGACACAGTCACGGGCATTCTCACTCGCAAG CTGCTCCCAAGGAAAAGGACAGTGATGGAGAGAATGAGAAGGaaaaacagaagaaagaagagaaaGGAAATAAAGTTGCAAAAGTGcccaaaaaagaggagaaaaagagCACAG ACATCAAGGTGTCTGGTTACCTGAACCTGGCAGCCGACTTCACACATAATTTCACAGATGGCTTGGCGATCGGCGCGTCATTTCTAGTCGGACCAGCAGTGGGCGCTGTCACCACCCTGACCATCCTGCTGCATGAGGTCCCTCATGAGATTGGAGACTTTGCCATCCTGGTGCAGTCGGGCTGCACCAAAAGGAAG GCCATGTGTCTACAGCTGCTGACGGCTTTGGGAGCTCTGGCCGGGACCGCTTGCTCCCTACTGGCTGAAGGTGTGGGCGCCGCGGCGACCGCCTGGATCTTGCCCTTCACAGCCGGTGGGTTTGTTTACATCGCCACGGTGACGGTGCTCCCCGAGCTGCTGGCGGGCCGCTCCAGTTTTGGCCAGTCTCTGATGGAGATCCTGGCTCTGCTGTTTGGAGTCGGCATGATGGTTCTGATCGCAGAGTACGAGTGA